One region of Micromonospora ureilytica genomic DNA includes:
- a CDS encoding carbohydrate ABC transporter permease, with protein sequence MNKLRTGAFHTGMILLSLLWLGPVLWVVVMSTRSFDDIAAHGVGSLPHSFTLDTYRQAWTDGGELRALINSMLVTVPSVALSLGLAAMAAFALSRFRIPGRRTILLLMLAGNLLPPQILLIPVAKFSELTGLYDTLWALIAVQVGFGLGFYTFVLHGFMRDLPGEIQEAATIDGAGTGQIFTKVMLPLTRPALAALGALSFTWIFNDLLWAITVLRTDDNMPVTPALLALQGQFVSSWNVIAAGTVIAAVPTVAVFLRFQRHFVSGLALGAVK encoded by the coding sequence ATGAACAAGCTCCGTACCGGGGCCTTCCACACCGGCATGATCCTGCTCTCGCTGCTCTGGCTGGGCCCGGTGCTCTGGGTGGTGGTGATGTCCACCCGGTCGTTCGACGACATCGCCGCACACGGCGTGGGCAGCCTGCCCCACTCCTTCACACTGGACACCTACCGGCAGGCGTGGACCGACGGCGGCGAGCTGCGCGCTCTGATCAACAGCATGCTGGTCACCGTCCCGTCGGTGGCGTTGAGCCTGGGGCTGGCCGCGATGGCCGCGTTCGCGCTGAGCCGTTTCCGGATCCCCGGCCGGCGGACGATCCTGCTGCTGATGCTCGCCGGCAACCTGCTCCCACCGCAGATCCTGCTCATCCCGGTGGCCAAGTTCAGTGAGCTCACCGGCCTGTACGACACGCTCTGGGCGTTGATCGCGGTGCAGGTCGGCTTCGGGCTCGGCTTCTACACCTTCGTCCTGCACGGCTTCATGCGGGACCTGCCGGGTGAGATCCAGGAGGCGGCCACCATCGACGGTGCCGGCACGGGGCAGATCTTCACGAAGGTGATGCTGCCGCTGACCCGACCCGCGCTGGCCGCTCTCGGGGCGCTCTCCTTCACCTGGATCTTCAACGACCTGCTCTGGGCGATCACCGTGCTGCGTACCGATGACAACATGCCGGTCACCCCGGCGTTGCTCGCCCTCCAGGGACAGTTCGTCTCGTCCTGGAACGTCATCGCCGCCGGTACGGTCATCGCGGCCGTCCCCACCGTCGCGGTGTTCCTCCGCTTCCAGCGACACTTCGTCTCCGGCCTGGCGCTCGGAGCGGTCAAGTGA